In Pseudoclavibacter sp. Marseille-Q3772, the sequence AACGCCGCGCACAAACCACCGCGGTCCGTCAACGCCAACAAACTTCAGCGTGCGCTGCTTCGTCGTTCCCGGCGGGGTCATTGTCGCAACCACCGCTGTACCGACTTCGGTCTCTTCGGTGCCGACCGTTGCGCCCTGCTGTTCAAGGGATGCGATGAGTTGCTTTCGCACCGGCTTCCACAATCCGCTGGAGCGCGGCGTAGCAAAAGCCTGCAGCTGCAGGGAGGATCCGTCAAGGTCAATCGCGATACCGACAACCGCACGGGTGGTTTCGTGGAACTCAACCCGAACACCCATGCCTTCCACAGCCGGAATCCGCAGCGCACCAAAGTCAATGTACGAGCCTTCTTTAGGCGCCTCTGACTCGTCAAACGGCCCCGACTCCTCGCGATCCTCCGGAGCCTCCTTCGGTGCCTCTAGCTCGTCATCTTCGAGCTCGGCCTCAT encodes:
- a CDS encoding DUF3710 domain-containing protein; translation: MGFFDLFRPKDEGTIKAERLDVDDDQVDEAELEDDELEAPKEAPEDREESGPFDESEAPKEGSYIDFGALRIPAVEGMGVRVEFHETTRAVVGIAIDLDGSSLQLQAFATPRSSGLWKPVRKQLIASLEQQGATVGTEETEVGTAVVATMTPPGTTKQRTLKFVGVDGPRWFVRGVVSGPAARDEELFAPLLELFRAIVVVRGAQAVPPRDLLAMKMPEALAEQMRARAEAQQSANE